The Quercus robur chromosome 3, dhQueRobu3.1, whole genome shotgun sequence DNA segment AGAGTACACGACCAACACCACCACTTCGACTAGCCAATACTAGAATTGGCCTAGACtttgaatgtttaaatttaGAGGGatgattttggttttggttttggttttggccATATGCCTTGTTTAGGAAGGCACGAAAATGAGTGAAGGTTATTGATTTTGGTGTTAATTTAGGGTCTATAGTCATAAAGCCATGTGTTATCATGCCCACACTAACAGAAGGAAAACAATGAGTGATATTATCATTATCCAAGTCTATGATAGGGTACTTACTGAAAGTGTGTATTATTTCTATATACTTACTAACCCACCAATCACGAGCTTTCGATATTACGAGAACAACATCTTGATCAGGATAGACCGAATTGATGGTGATGAAGAGGGGGATGAAGCCATCATTGAAGTCATGGAAGAAGTTCCCGGTGTACCCGCCCGCATTGAATGCTAGGGCTGGGGCCTTGTGTTGGATTttacattttgggcttgataGGCCTGAGATAAGGGCGACCTCCTTGATTCTAGGCATTATGAAACTCTCCCATTTGCGTGGATAGGGCCTCAATTTTTCCACCATGGGCTTTTGTGGGGTAGAGATGATAGGGTCCATTAGAAAGAATGTTGAAGTAGTGGGGTCTAGGACTGTTGGGCCATTGATTGAACAAATGTCATAGAAATAGTGAGTACGGTCACAGTTGATTTCTTTTGCTTGAGTGGATTGTGGAAATGGTGGAGTGAGTGTCTCCCTCTTGTTGATTGATTTGGGTAACTTGTGTTTTCTACCTACAATCATAAGAAAgtcccaaaaataaatttagagatAGGAGGctatttcaattttgtcaaCCAAATTTATATCATCAATTGAAAAATGATATATTAAGagaatctcaaaaaaaaaaaaaaaaaaaaaaaaaacttaattaataattttaaatctcGAGACGCgataaatatttaaataccATGTGAcatgtgggttccaattagtttaattggtaaagtctttgatggttgaataagagatctagggttcaatctcTGCCTATACCAAAGATTGATTaatgtcttggtttgatgacaaagagctatcatcaggagtagACGCTATATGTTGAAActatctcaaatttttttaaaaaaaaactatgtgaCAAATATTAACCTAtaattgatcattttatatCGCACTTTATGCCACTTGACCCCATTTAATTGCTAGgacaataaatgccatatttatacttaaattttaaagGGAAATAGGAAATCTTAAGGTTGATCAATTTGACAAATGTCACAAGATCCAAAGAGGAATGAGGTTTGGCAACAATTAAAAACTCTAAAAGATATAGCTTAACCTAGTTGGCTTTGTATTGGAGACTTCAACCAAGTGCTCTCAAGAGAGGAAAAGTTCTATTTTAACCAAAACCTCATTGCTAGTGCTGAGTTATTTCAGCAAGTGTTGAGTGATCTTCAGCTTTGTGACTTGATGGCCTCTGGGCAACAATTCACCTGGATGAATAAAAGGGAGGAGGACTCTTTTGTTATGGAGAGATTAGATAGAGCCTTTGCCAGTACTAAGTGGATTAACCACTATCATTTATATTATCTAAGGAATCTCCCCATTAATAGGTCTGATCATGGACCTATAATCCTGGATTTTGAACATCAAACACCCTTTAGAAATCGACCTTTTAGATTTGAGCAAATGTGGATCACCCACCCCAGTTGTAGAGATATGATCAGAAAGGCCTGGGAATGGCAGTCTAGTGGGTCTAGAGCTTCAAAATTGAGGAATAAACTTAACAACATCAAAACTGTAGCCAAAAAATGGAATAGAGAAGTGTTTGGTAGAGTGGAGATTGATATTAAATCAAAAATGGATCAACTTCAGCAATTGTAAAACTCCATTAATTCTCTTGAGGACATTAGAAAGGAGAGGCAGCTGAGGGAAGAGATAAAGGACTTACTTGATAAGGAGGAACTTAAGTGGGCTCAAAAAGCTAGGACTAATTGGATCCTCTATGGTGATAGAAACACAAAGTATTTTCAAACTATAGTAAAACAAAGAAGAGCAAAAAATAGAATTCTTCAATTAAAAGATGGGGATGGAAATTTTATTGACAATCTTAATGAGATTGAAAacattcttctctctctctttaagacAAATTATGAAGATTGTAGTTCTAGAAGTGTGGATAACATTCTAGAAGAGCTCCAACCTCTCAACATCCCTACTTTAATAGATGAGCAACACTTTTCAATCAACAAACCAATTTCAGACTTTGAAATTAAGTGTGCTGTGTTTCAATTAGGAGCCCATAAAGCACCAGGTCCTGATGGCATCCTACTTTCTTTTTCCATGGTTTTTGGGACATTGTGGAAGAGGATGTTACAAGAGTTGTCCAAGCTTTCTTCCACTCAGGTTCCCTATTTAAACCTCTAAACCACTCTTACATTGTTCTTATCCCTAAAAAGCCTTCCCTGATGAAGTTTCTCACTTCAAACCTATTAGCCTATGTAATGTGATCTATAAGGCGATATCCAAAGTGATGGTTAATAGGTTGAAACCTGTAATGGATAGTTTAATAACTCCATACCAGAATGCTTTTATACAGGGGAGAAACATTTTGGATAATATTCTTTTGGCTCATGAGATCATGGACaccctaaagaaaaagaaaggaaagaaattctCTTTTGGAGCTCTAAAAATAGACATGTCCAAAGCTTATGACAGGGTCAACTGGAATTTCTTGAAAGCTGTTCTAACAGCCATGAAGTTTGATCCCAAATGCATTAGATGGATTATGgaatgtgtgtcttctgtgtcATACACTCTTCTATTCAATGGGAGTTTAACTTCAACCTTTCATCCAACACAGGGCCTAAGGTAAGGAGTTCTTTTATctccttatctctttcttttgtgtgctaacattctctctatttctttgctACAGGCTGAATACTTTAATAAGATCAAAGGAGTGAAAGTAGGCAAAAGTGGTATTTCTTTCactcatctcttttttttagatgacactcttcttttcttcaagAATGACAAGAACTCTCTAGGTAATATCCAATCCATCCTAAACTAGTACTGCTCTATctcaggccaaaaaataaatttagccAAATCTGACCTTTTCTACTCCCTATGCATGGACAAGGAATGTCAAGTATCCATAGCTAGAACTTTGAATGTGAACATTGTCCAACACCCCAACAAATACATTGGTATCAATTTTAAGTTGAAAGGAAATCGTATTGCTGGTTTTCATTTTCTGATTGATAAGTTTCATTCCAAGTTGCAGGGTTGGAAATCTAGGCTTCTTTCACAGGCTAGCAGAACTACCCTCATCTCTTCTATACTCCAATCTCTTCCTTTATACACCTTCTCTTGTTTTAAGGTTCCTGAATCTATTTGCAACAAGGTGGATGCTATTGTGAGGTCTTTTTGGTGGGGTCATGAAACTGGAGAGAAAAAACTCCATCTGATCAATTGGAATAAAATATGCAAGCCTAAAAGATGGGGGGGGGGGTCTTGGCATTAATAAGTTTAGCCCTATGAATCAAGCTTTGTTGGCAAAATAGTATTGGAGGCTGATTAATAGTCCCTAATCCCTCTTAGCTAGAACTTTTAAGGCTAAGTACCATCCTGATGAATCCTTGCAAGGCCACACACCTAAAGCACACCATTCCTgggtttggaaaaatattgttcagCAAGGTGATCCTCTTCTTCGGGAAGGCAGATGGTTGGTTG contains these protein-coding regions:
- the LOC126718938 gene encoding xylan glycosyltransferase MUCI21-like, with product MKKRGSICLAIIVILLVFQLYLYLPPVSRMNVSRSTKTIQGRKHKLPKSINKRETLTPPFPQSTQAKEINCDRTHYFYDICSINGPTVLDPTTSTFFLMDPIISTPQKPMVEKLRPYPRKWESFIMPRIKEVALISGLSSPKCKIQHKAPALAFNAGGYTGNFFHDFNDGFIPLFITINSVYPDQDVVLVISKARDWWVSKYIEIIHTFSKYPIIDLDNDNITHCFPSVSVGMITHGFMTIDPKLTPKSITFTHFRAFLNKAYGQNQNQNQNHPSKFKHSKSRPILVLASRSGGVGRVLLNQNEVTLEAENIGFNVIVFEPRVTTPLKESYPLINSSHAMLGIHGAALTHSLFLRPGSVFVQVVPLGAEWVSQVCFEKSAKDMGLVYMEYRIKAEESSLIEKYDKDDMMIKDPVAYKRKNWSLEVMSIYLKEQNVKLDLVRFREYLKEMYKTAKKFMEKDG